A genomic stretch from uncultured Desulfovibrio sp. includes:
- a CDS encoding lytic transglycosylase domain-containing protein, with amino-acid sequence MVDMVWYGKRTTRWGLVFCLLCASLMLAACGSKQSGGKSDMPALVIPENEDTQPLTQTELAALQSRGQIDRNVPASAMPAVTTQYRHFLHKDRRTMEIFAQRSEPYLGYARKVFRSRGMPEELAYLAIVESGYRTDARSHAGAAGAWQFMPYTGMKYGLTQDKWMDERLDPYKATEAAADYLQKLYADFRDWPTAIAAYNAGEGKMGRAKSGTGADNFYEVCERNMRLDEKARLRPETVQYVPRFIAISKIMRNLGPLGFRPINQNAEPQVQRLTARPGTDLRGLSTACGMDWETFKEYNQHHLKTISSTERSTFVYVPRMQQQRAVAYLQRAGGLYADWHQARVTTSADSWDKISRRSGVSVAQLTAANGGKSRILRGDTVLVPRRVDMSERAVARVDGRRSRQSRDSGTRQRALSAESCQMTAGGTHVLRSGETLYSVARQYGVRVADLQELNDIDNPGRLCVGQRLRIPGKEGAEQVASARKNPSGSIGRRSQKAGRSTYTVQANDNLWSIARRHNVSVADLKRWNEVDEQNLQIGDTLVVGLK; translated from the coding sequence ATGGTGGACATGGTATGGTATGGAAAGAGGACCACGCGGTGGGGGCTTGTGTTCTGCCTTCTCTGTGCCAGCCTCATGCTGGCGGCATGTGGGTCAAAGCAGAGCGGTGGCAAGTCCGACATGCCGGCCCTGGTCATCCCGGAAAATGAAGATACCCAGCCCCTGACCCAGACAGAACTGGCTGCCCTCCAGAGCCGGGGACAGATTGACCGCAATGTGCCGGCATCGGCCATGCCGGCCGTCACCACCCAGTACCGGCACTTTCTGCACAAGGACCGGCGCACCATGGAAATTTTTGCTCAGCGTTCCGAACCCTATCTGGGCTATGCGCGCAAGGTCTTCCGTTCGCGGGGCATGCCCGAGGAGCTGGCTTATCTGGCCATTGTGGAAAGCGGCTATCGCACGGATGCCAGATCGCATGCCGGAGCGGCCGGCGCCTGGCAGTTCATGCCCTATACCGGCATGAAGTACGGCCTTACCCAGGACAAGTGGATGGATGAACGCCTGGACCCCTACAAGGCCACCGAAGCGGCTGCAGATTACCTCCAGAAGCTGTATGCCGATTTCCGCGACTGGCCCACGGCCATTGCGGCCTACAATGCCGGCGAAGGCAAGATGGGACGCGCCAAGAGCGGTACCGGGGCAGACAATTTTTATGAAGTGTGCGAGCGCAATATGCGTCTGGACGAAAAGGCCAGGCTGCGCCCCGAAACCGTGCAGTATGTGCCGCGCTTCATCGCCATCAGCAAGATCATGCGCAACCTGGGGCCGCTGGGCTTCCGTCCCATCAATCAGAATGCCGAACCGCAGGTGCAGCGCCTGACGGCCCGCCCCGGCACGGATCTGCGCGGCCTGAGCACGGCCTGCGGCATGGACTGGGAAACTTTCAAGGAATACAACCAACATCACCTCAAGACCATCTCGTCCACGGAGCGTTCCACCTTTGTGTATGTTCCCCGTATGCAGCAGCAGCGGGCCGTGGCCTATTTGCAACGCGCCGGAGGCCTCTATGCTGACTGGCACCAGGCGCGCGTTACCACCAGTGCGGACAGCTGGGACAAGATTTCCCGGCGCAGCGGCGTTTCCGTGGCCCAGCTCACGGCTGCCAACGGCGGCAAGTCCCGTATTCTGCGCGGGGATACCGTGCTTGTGCCGCGCCGCGTGGACATGAGCGAGCGGGCTGTGGCCCGTGTGGATGGCCGGCGCAGCCGTCAGAGCCGGGATTCGGGGACCAGGCAGCGTGCCCTTTCCGCGGAGTCCTGCCAGATGACCGCCGGCGGAACGCATGTGCTCCGCTCTGGCGAGACCCTGTATTCCGTGGCCCGGCAGTACGGCGTGCGCGTGGCGGATCTCCAGGAACTCAACGATATTGACAATCCCGGCCGTCTTTGTGTGGGGCAGCGTCTGCGCATTCCCGGCAAGGAGGGGGCGGAACAGGTGGCCAGCGCGCGCAAGAATCCCAGTGGCAGCATCGGCCGGCGCAGCCAGAAGGCCGGCCGGTCCACTTATACGGTGCAGGCCAATGATAATCTGTGGAGCATTGCCCGGCGCCACAATGTGAGCGTGGCCGATCTCAAGCGCTGGAATGAGGTGGATGAGCAGAATCTTCAGATCGGGGATACGCTGGTGGTTGGCCTGAAGTAA